One Setaria viridis chromosome 7, Setaria_viridis_v4.0, whole genome shotgun sequence genomic region harbors:
- the LOC117863055 gene encoding E3 ubiquitin-protein ligase WAV3 produces the protein MATDGQVIPSAMQLSTFTKVTSIPKEESYKDFPVAVRVKAPEMTFHEHALVDIVAVIDVSGTMGWNYVNGSAVPNHRLELVKEAMKKVIENLGGAQNRLAVVPFSDKVIEAGVTPLTEMTKEGQQRVQKTVDGLKPGGGTAFRAPLQKAAQILDDRKAVEDRLAFIIFLSDGKDTYGFSKEDIPRAYQIHTFGISEDHSAEALQNMATVTSGSYTTITNNDLDKITEKMDQLSDKLSSIVAVDMSIYLKSLNPGVSLLRIESCMHGR, from the exons ATGGCGACAGACGGACAG GTCATTCCATCCGCAATGCAACTGAGCACCTTCACCAAGGTGACGTCGATCCCCAAGGAGGAGAGCTATAAAGACTTTCCGGTGGCTGTGCGTGTCAAGGCGCCGGAGATGACATTTCACGAGCACGCCCTGGTCGATATCGTCGCGGTTATTGACGTCAGTGGAACCATGGGTTGGAACTACGTCAATGGCAGTGCCGTGCCGAATCACAGGTTGGAATTGGTGAAGGAAGCCATGAAGAAAGTCATCGAGAATCTGGGTGGCGCTCAAAACCGCCTCGCTGTGGTGCCATTCAGTGACAAGGTTATTGAAGCGGGGGTAACGCCACTTACAGAAATGACCAAGGAAGGCCAGCAAAGGGTCCAAAAGACGGTGGATGGACTTAAACCAGGGGGTGGGACGGCCTTCAGAGCGCCCTTGCAAAAGGCCGCACAG ATCCTAGATGACCGTAAGGCGGTGGAGGACCGTTTagccttcatcatcttcctctccGATGGAAAAGACACCTACGGCTTCTCGAAAGAAGACATCCCACGGGCGTACCAAATCCACACCTTCGGTATCTCAGAAGATCACAGTGCCGAAGCACTACAAAACATGGCCACCGTGACTTCGGGAAGCTACACAACTATCACCAACAATGACCTGGACAAGATCACGGAAAAGATGGATCAACTCTCGGACAAGCTGAGCTCCATCGTCGCCGTCGACATGAGCATCTACCTCAAGTCTTTGAACCCTGGTGTGTCTCTACTGAGGATAGAATCATGCATGCACGGCCGATGA